The DNA window ACCCTAGAACTAAACGGGAGGACATGGTCAATGacctgaagagagctgggaccacagtctcatcggttaccattagtaacacactacaccgtcatGGATTATAATCCTGCAGCGTGTGCAAGGTCTCCCTGTTCAAGTCAgcacatgtccaggcccgtctgaagtttgccaaagaccatctggatgatcctgGAGGAGGCATGGGAGAAGgtcatgtggtcagatgagaccaaaatataaCTTTGGTATAAACTCCAcatgccgtgtttggaggaagaagaaggaTAAATACAAtaccaagaacaccatcccaaccGTGAAGCATAGGGGAGGAAAAATCATGCTTTGGGGGTGGTTTTCTGCAAAGGGGACAGGACGACCACACCATATTGAGGGgaggatggatggggccatgtatcacaagattttgggcaacaacctccttccctcagtaagAGCCTCTTGCCGAGCTACAGTCCCAAATCCTGAAAGACCTGGAGAAgacctgtatggaggagtgggacaaaatccctgctgcagtgtgtgcaaacctggtcaagaactacagaaaacatctgacctctgtaacTGTAAACCAAATACTAAGTTCTATTTTTCTAGTGTATCAAAGACGTGTTTCATGCAACAAAATGgaacttaattatttaaaaatcatacaatgtgactggatttttttagattctgtctctcacagttgaggtgtACCTATGATGAAAATTACAGATTTCACCATTATTTGTAAATGGGAAAACTTGAAAAATAGGCAGTGTATCAAATGCTTATTTGCCCCACTGTACTTGTTGAAATTCATGCCAGACTTGTTAGCCCACTATTTCTTGGCACAAGTGGACAGTTCAGTAAGAAGGAACTTGTACGTACACACAACATAACTCACTTgagaatttataattaatatttgtcACGGTTTCAGTCAATAATTTCAgccttcaaataattttttcttttttctggtGCCATTTTATATCTGCAGAgctatttgaaactatttacgtACAAAAACAGAAATACGGTCTTGTTTATAAATTGCCTTTCTAGGTCTATATGTGATGGCAAAATTATTCCACAGTATTGCGCTGCCTTCAGAGTTTTTAAAATTGCTCCTTCTAAACTTGTCAGTGTCTTTCCAGAATGCGTTTGCAAATGatctttcaggtttctctgatatGTGAAACTTATGTTGCTGAAAGTCTGTCTCCAGTGTGAAGCCTCATGTGAGCGGTAAGGTTTCCTTTaagtgtgaaactctttccacatgaaaggcaggtaaaaggtttttcttcgctgtgaactctcatgtgagccCGAAGGTTTCCTCTAAATCTGAAAGTCTTTCCACAATAAGGGCAGATATAatccttctctccagtatgaattctcatgtgtagaTTTAGGTTTGTCTTGTTTGAGCAAGTCTTTCCACAGTGACTGCAcatgaacggcttctctccagtgtgagatgTTACATGATTTTTAAGGTGATCACTGTCTGagaaactcattccacactgatggcaTATAAAACTGAGAGAGGGAGCTCTTGAGTGAACCACCATGTGCTTTTTAAGGGTTCCCTTATGACTgaacttcttttcacactgatcacatgcatacggcttctcaccagtgtgaatgtTCATGTGATACTCAAGGTTTGGTTCGGTTGTAAAACCTATTCCACAAAGTTTGCAGaggtacggcttctctccagtgtgagttctcatgtgcctgttaatgcttccttgttgactgaaatgttttccacacagagggcaggtgtaaggcttttcacCTGTGTGGACGTTTATGTGGCTTTTGAGGGCTGCTTTTTTAGTGAAAGATTTTCCACActcttggcaggtgaaaggcttctctccagtgtgaatcctcatgtggactttaagatttccatgttcactgaaaagttttccacactgttggcaggagaaaggcttttctccagtgtgaatcctcaagtGGACTATAAGGTTTCcatgttgactgaaactctttccacaatactGGCAGGTGAAATTAGTTTTATTTGAAGTATTTTCTGTCTGAGAGCAACTAATTGATTCTCGTCCAGTTATAAAATACTGATCTTCATCTTGCATTTCATCTAGTACTTCACTCTCCATTCTCGGCACCATCAGTTCTAAAAAGAGACAAATACAAGTTAACCCCTGTTTAAAAGCAACAGAAGAACAGAGTGCAACAATGGCCCAAATCTGCCATTTATTCTGGAGAGTcacagtcctgcagagtttagctccaacacacCTTTAATAAGTTAACTTTGAAGACCATGATTCAGGTGTGTTCTGAATTAgagttaaactctgcagagctgagcTTGACACCCCAGTTTACATTATTAGAAAGTCTTGGATATGTGAAAACATCAAAATGTGTTCTACTGGGGATGTTTGAAGTTTATTCCACTTCAAATTTGTACGCAATTACCTCCATATTGTGGACTCATATGTACATTATTGGAATcaactaagtttttttttttatgcagcaTTACATATACATAAAGTTATGCTTGGGATTTTGGGGAAAACTTCTGTAATACTTAACTAAGATGAATAGTTTTATGTatgaaaatcacaattgtgaaagACTTGAGAAATGCACATTTCATAAGAATGACTGCACTTTCATAAGGAAGGAAAGGAAGAAaatgaggtgaagtgaggccaagtatggtgacccatactaggaatttgtgctctgcatttaacccatccataCACAGTAgcgaacacacacccggagcagtgggcagccattgctgcggcgcccggggagcagttgggggatcggtgccttgctcgagggactcacctcagtcgtggtattgagggtgtacattcacaatctccacctacaatccctgct is part of the Garra rufa chromosome 25, GarRuf1.0, whole genome shotgun sequence genome and encodes:
- the LOC141302189 gene encoding uncharacterized protein translates to MALIKEEDEDIKIEEVFIVKQEDAEEETELMVPRMESEVLDEMQDEDQYFITGRESISCSQTENTSNKTNFTCQYCGKSFSQHGNLIVHLRIHTGEKPFSCQQCGKLFSEHGNLKVHMRIHTGEKPFTCQECGKSFTKKAALKSHINVHTGEKPYTCPLCGKHFSQQGSINRHMRTHTGEKPYLCKLCGIGFTTEPNLEYHMNIHTGEKPYACDQCEKKFSHKGTLKKHMVVHSRAPSLSFICHQCGMSFSDSDHLKNHVTSHTGEKPFMCSHCGKTCSNKTNLNLHMRIHTGEKDYICPYCGKTFRFRGNLRAHMRVHSEEKPFTCLSCGKSFTLKGNLTAHMRLHTGDRLSAT